A window of the Lactuca sativa cultivar Salinas chromosome 7, Lsat_Salinas_v11, whole genome shotgun sequence genome harbors these coding sequences:
- the LOC111880819 gene encoding chromatin assembly factor 1 subunit FAS2, which yields MKGGTLQINWHDTKPVLTLDFHPISGILATGGADYDIKLWLIASEEGEKKVPTATYQNSLSYHGSAINVIRFSPSGELLASGADGGELIIWKLHNTDSGQVWKVLKTLSFHRKDVLDLEWSTDGLFLISGSVDNSCLIWDVNKGSVHQILDAHFHYVQGVAWDPLNKYAASLSSDRTCRIYVNKPQNKTKGSEKLNYVCQHLLAKVEPQVVEEVKSAKHHLFHDETLPSFFRRLAWSPDGSFLLVPAGSYKLSPTSEPVNTAYILSRKDLSRPALMLPGASKAVVAVRFCPLAFSLRGLTSCCSSFKLPYRLIFAVATLNSLYVYDTEGIEPIAVLAGLHYAAITDISWSPTAKFLAVSSQDGYCTLLEFENNELGSPVSFSENKQVLSEQNIINVDDLESPERIGKGNAMVIDDTQEKETVKPELESEPKPEPELAQPSVVIPTKEKPAVPSKPAKRRITPMAID from the exons ATGAAAGGAGGGACCCTTCAGATCAATTGGCACGACACAAAACCGGTTCTAACCCTAGATTTTCACCCTATTTCCGGCATCCTCGCCACAGGTGGCGCCGATTACGATATCAAG CTATGGCTAATAGCTTCTGAAGAAGGTGAAAAGAAAGTTCCAACAGCTACTTACCAAAATAGCCTTTCTTACCATGGATCAGCTATCAATGTTATCCGATTCTCCCCTTCTG GAGAGCTGCTTGCTTCTGGTGCTGATG gGGGTGAGCTAATAATATGGAAGCTACACAACACTGATTCTGGCCAAGTATGGAAGGTTCTCAAGACATTATC GTTTCATCGAAAGGATGTGTTGGATTTGGAGTGGTCTACTGATGGCTTATTTCTCATTTCTGGATCAGTTGATAACTCATGTCTCATATGGGATGTTAATAAAG gaTCTGTGCATCAGATTCTAGATGCTCATTTCCATTATGTTCAAGGTGTAGCATGGGATCCTTTAAACAAATATGCAGCTTCACTTAGTTCAGATAGAACATGTCGCATATATGTCAACAAAccacaaaataaaacaaaaggaAGTGAGAAGCTTAATTATGTATGTCAACATCTTCTTGCAAAAGTGGAACCACAAGTGGTGGAAGAAGTCAAG TCTGCTAAACACCATCTTTTCCATGATGAGACACTCCCATCTTTCTTCAGAAGATTAGCCTGGTCTCCTGATGGCTCATTTCTTCTTGTGCCAGCTG GTTCTTACAAGCTCTCACCCACTTCAGAACCTGTCAACACTGCTTATATTTTGTCACGAAAAGATCTCTCAAG GCCTGCTTTAATGCTCCCTGGTGCAAGCAAAGCTGTTGTAGCAGTGCGTTTCTGCCCTTTGGCTTTCAGTCTCCGTGGGTTGACCTCAT GTTGTTCATCTTTCAAGCTCCCATATCGCCTGATATTTGCAGTTGCCACATTAAACTCATTATATGTTTATGACACTGAAGGCATTGAGCCAATAGCAGTCTTAGCTGGACTTCACTATGCAGCCATAACTGATATTTCATG GTCACCAACAGCCAAGTTTTTGGCAGTGTCTTCTCAAGATGGTTACTGTACACTGTTGGAATTTGAGAACAATGAATTGGGATCACCCGTCTCTTTCTCAG AAAATAAGCAAGTCTTATCCGAGCAAAATATAATCAATGTTGATGATCTGGAAAGCCCGGAAAGAATCGGAAAAGGGAACGCCATGGTTATCGATGATACTCAAGAAAAGGAAACAGTGAAACCGGAATTGGAATCGGAACCAAAACCGGAACCGGAATTGGCACAGCCAAGTGTAGTGATTCCAACGAAAGAGAAACCAGCGGTTCCAAGTAAACCAGCCAAGAGACGAATTACACCAATGGCCATAGATTAA